The following DNA comes from Erigeron canadensis isolate Cc75 chromosome 3, C_canadensis_v1, whole genome shotgun sequence.
GGCAACCACTAGCACCAGTCCCCAGAGAATACTCGGAAGCCGTAGGGTTTGGGTGTGCAGTCCTGAGTGGGTGTCACCTGTATCTATTTGGCGGTAAAGATCCTATCAAAGGGTCAATGAGACGAGTGGTGTATTATAGTGCACGCACCAATAAATGGCACAGGGCTCCTGATATGCTTAGGAGGCGACATTTTTTCGGGTCGTGTGTTATAAACAACTGTTTATATGTAGCAGGTGGTGAGAATGAAGGTGTACAACGGTCCCTAAGATCAGTGGAGGTTTATGACCCAAGCAAGAACAGATGGTGTTTTGTTTCTGATATGAGTACATCCATGGTCCCATTTATAGGGGTGGTTTATGGAGGAAAGTGGTTCTTGAAGGGGCTAGGATCACATAGACAAGTGGTTAGTGAAATGTACCAACCCGAAATAGATATCTGGACTGCTGTTCGAGATGGGATGGTTTCGGGTTGGAGAAACCCAAGCACTTGCTTAAATGGGAAACTATATGCTTTGGAGTGTAAAGACGGATGTAAAGTTAGGGTTTATGATGAAGAAATGGATTCATGGAGTAAGCATATCGATAGCAAGATGCATTTGGGGAACTCAAAGGGTTTTGAGGCTGCAGCGTTGGTCCCCTTAAAGGGGAAACTTTGCATCATAAGAAACAACATGAGTATATCTTTGGTGAATGTTGGAGAAGACGGCGCAACCGAACATTTGTGGGAAACTTTGGCCGGAAAAGGGCAGTTGAAGACTTTGGTCTCGAGCCTATGGTCGAGCTTGGCAGGACGGAACCGCCTGAAGAGTCACATTGTTCATTGCCAAGTGCTTCAGGCATGAGGTTTTGAGATTAGATCAGGAATGGTGGGTGACAATGTAGGTTGTGTTAGATGTTGTGACAGGATGATACAAAATTGAATGTTTCTGTTTTTGTATGGAAATGTAGGTTCTTTCTTTTTGCTCATTAgtagtgtgttttttttatagagatgcaaaatttaaagttttctAGGACGTGTATAGTTGTAAAACTTTAGGAGttcttttaagaaaaaagttGAAAGGAAATATGGATAACATGATTCAAATATAGTTTTTCCAATATTTCCTACGAAAACAGACTCACTAACCAGATGTTGTGATAGGATGATACAAAGCTAATGTTGTGTGGATGACAATGTAGGAGGTGGAACCGGACACTGCCCTCCCAGAAACGCTTCCCACCCGACCGGTACCGGTAGCACGGCGCAGTGTTACACCCGGTGACCGACCGGTACCGGTTTGATCACCGGTGTACACCAAGTACCCTAAGAAGTTATTTGAAAGGTCATGTTTTGCTACTAATACAGTTCATTTCTTATACTAACAATCTTGATTAGTGAAAATCATATGGTTATTTGAACATGAATAAAAGTGATCGATTTCTTATGCGACATGGATTTTTCATGTACTTTGAGATCATGAGAATCAGAACTATgttttaaatttgatataaattttgtatggtttctctttttttcttacTATATTCCTCATAGTCTATTAAAAGACTAGAAAACCTCTTGTGCGTCTACATACCCGTCTACCAATACTGTCTTACCAATACTGATTAGCTTAAGACTAGAAATCTTAGATAGCATCTATTTGTATTGTCTATCTTAATTCACTTGAAGCCTTACTTTCAACTCGGCTTCCCGGTCGATATATCcgagttcgacttaaatagtcTCGGTTTTCGTATTGTTTATCTTTGATATGCGAGGTCCTCAATCGCCGGACGGCTACCCTCCATCCCCTTGCTTCACGTGCATTCATTTTGTTGGTTTATGAGTCTACTATCATTAGGACTTAACTTCTGACTTGGGAAATACGGATTAACTTCTGATTTGAGAATTACGGATACGAAATGCTAAGTTAATCCTTTTGTAAGATTGATTCTTTATCTTGTATACAAGTATTTCCATTTGTTGGTGGAAGTTTATGAATAATACCCACTTGAAGTTTATCCGTTCTTTGTGTAagtcaacaaaaaaaataataaggtgACTAATTTGATATGCCTacaaatagataaaaataaaagtggtaACCGGCAACTTGTTTTGTATCCAgttgcttacattacataacccaaaaaacaaagttggttacactacatagctagtcgagtagttggttacattacataaccttttggtcatagttggttacattcccGTGCCATTATCCCCCTACAGCTATGTCAAAGTATGATGTCGAAACACAACATGATCAGTGGCTAAGCTTGAAAGGCAAACAAAACAATAACTTTAGGCAAATTCTTTCTCTGAACGTTTGAATCTTTTTACTGATCATATCATGTATCATCACTAAATTTTATGACACTTTTATATGCATACCAATTATTCATATCTATCCAAAAAGTAGTGAAATTACCGTGACCAACATTCATGCCAATTATTAGCCCATCCACGTTTCAAATTCTTGGACCGTTATACCTCCTTTCGGTCAAAGCCCTTTGATGCTTTATGAGATTACTTCCACGCATATAGTTTCAACAAACAACTACCTGCATTTTGTTTCCTTGTAAAAAATAATTGTCCCTCTAACCAATCCAACTATGGAAATCAAAAACAAGATTACAACATATTGTTGGGCTTAGGCATCCAAAAGGTTTAATACCGGCTAGCAAGATTTGTGATTCTTGAAACGGCTACCCTTGATCCACGAAACTATTAGGTCCTAGATCCAGCTAGGTAAGACTTTCCCATTGAAACACAAGTGTCCTTCTGTCGCTTGTATTCATTGTATCTCAGAAAGAAATAACCAAGATAGTCAAAATCTATTGGTGACATTTTCGCCTGTTTTGCAATCAACCAAACAAAGCACTTGTATAAAAACCGGGAAAACGCATTGCAATGAAATATGGTGAGGCGGTGGATACCTGGATTAGAGCCCACAGAGCCCAGTATAAGTGTGACGCCAACATGTAACAGCTTGTTTCAACATAGAGGGCTTTCAAATCTTTATCTGGTACCTGTATTTGAAGATAGTTGCATGATATTTAAGCATTTGGCAAACAAACTAGCAGTTGAATCTATGTAAAAGAGTGCACAAAATGGGTCTGAACTGAGACAGACCAGAACCAGCCATACTTGGGTCGCTTCTGATTTAACAAAAATTTTCAGAAACTTATCTCCAGTTCAATCCGCCTAGGAAAGGAACAGAACCGATGATTTCTAAAAACATTATAGGTAAACGGAAGAGGTTTTCCCTCTGGGGATGACAACTCTTTAGACTCAGATATATGTGGCCGAACCGGGGTATTCCCATGACATTTCCAACCATTTCCCTAGTCACCCCCAGGATGTTTTACGTTTACCTAGGGAGGTTTTAAACCTGAGACTTCTTCTGAGGAAACATTATTAGCtcaattatatttttcaaattttagcaTCCCTGTCACAAAAAGGAGCAGAACCGATGGTTTTAAATCTTTTGATATTACTTTACAACTTTGAGCATCCCTTGTATAATTGGTTCTGTGGACGCAGTTTTATCTTCTGCTATTCTTTGATCGCATTTTGGTCTAGTTTAAATGTGATGAGCACATTAAATACACAAACAAGCTGGAATCAGATGGGTTGGCACGGGTACCTTATCCGGTGTTTCGGGTTGCAAGTAATTCTTGAAGAAATGATATTGCTCATCCTTATTTGGATACCTGTAGAAATATCGTAAAAGAAAAAGGTACACCAAGTTCTAATCTTTCCCCTTTTGAAAAATCAACTCCATGTTTAATTATCATGAGTTACAAGCAGTTTTCATATAAATTGACGTGATACATGTAAAGTGTAAACTTTGGTGCACACATCTGTTCTTTGTTAGAAAACTATACACGTTCATATCAATTTCGGAGCGAGTAATTTAATTGACTTTAACAAGTGACACGAgacttttcttcttcaaaagaaaGGGTAAAATAATAAGTGGATAGAAACGAAGTAAACTTACAATGCGTAGTCACAATCATAGCCTGCATATTCATTGAAGTGGTTTCCAATGTCAAACCCTCTGTAGCTGTATGATCCATATTCAAAATCTATGATGTACAGTTTCTCTGTTCCAACAATAAATAAGAAGTTCCATTACAAAGTTTATATGCTAATATATCTTTGATTGTTGAGCGAAGATAAATGTCGTAAAACACTTCTGATACAAATCACAAAAATTCTAGTTTATAAGTAAGAAAAGTTGGGTGAAGATATACCTTCATCGTCATTTAGCATCAGATTTCCAGAAAGCAAGTCATTATGAGCGAACACCACTGGAGCATCAAGACGGCCTGTCAATTCCTGTCTCGTAAAATCACCAGACATTTCTCCACAAATAAACTATTTTCCTTTCAATTTGCAGGACTCCAATCACAAATTTATGCAAAACGTTCAAGTTAAAGACCGTGATATATAGATCCAGGCCGATGGGGAAATCAAGATTCATGACTTATAAAGCCAAATACTCATAAGTCATACCCCATACAAAAGACAGAAAAAATGTTAAGAGTTAAGTGAATAGTTGACTCTCTTCCTACatatatttgttaaaaatagAACCTGTTGAAGGAGCACAGACTTCACAAACTTTACCACAACTGATGCACATTAGGTACAGGTGGCAGAATGGGAAATATGGATACTTGGTAAACATTTTAAACAGATTCAGGTGAATGGGTCAAATTAGTCATTCTTGAACACGTTGTTTGGGTTGACCCAGGACAATATTTATATCGTtgttaaaaacaaacaaacaggTAAATATAATAGAAAAGTTATGTTATTTCCATAAAAATAACAATCTTCTAACGATATGAAGTAGGAGTCTTATATATTGTTAACACACTTCCGGTGACTCCCAAGTTCCcacctgtttgacccatttaataattttgacccatttcataAGTATGACTCAAAATTCCAACTCTAATATTATGTTATCTAGGACATATCGTAGGTTCTTTGTCAACTAAAGAGACAATTAAACTAATGTTATACAATAATTAGAAGACTACCTTGAGCTCAATAAGTTCTGTATGCACTTCCTTGAATGAAATTGTATTATATCTCTCTTTCTTATCATGATCATCAAAATTAAGAGTGGATGCTGCAATCAACAATCAGCAAAGCTTAACATTTCAGAAGCTTCTTGAGATAATCCCACTATCCCGAATGGAAATAAATCAAGTTAATTGCAATAGTCTTAAAAAGAGGGAAGGACATTAAAGTACACCTCTTTCAAAAAACTTGAAGATGTCATTCCATAGCTGAGGTTCCTTAGATCCTGGAATCTCTACCTGATGAAACCTATTTAGTTGTTTTGCTATTTCAGCAACTAATTTTGGCTTTCTCAAGTCTGTAGAGCATATGCAATTAACGATGAGATAAAATAGGAGCAAAATCCTGGGTGTAGATGGATTCTAAACATTAATTTTGAACTACATCTGATTAGTACATCAAGttaatttcatatttaaatagGTTAGATACTAAAAATGTGATATCCATGTCCATATCTATTTCTAATGAATACCAATATCAGTATAGACAAAAACTATGTGCAGACAtacaaaatacatttaagtttcCGAAGGTTAGTTATAACACTAATTTTCTTAGCGGTCTTTTGGCACTTCCTATGCAAGTGATTTTTAACatagaaaaaaacaaattcaaggaaataaataaaaaataaaaatatattgaccCTGAATTGTCAAGTGGTTGAATACTCATCATCTGGAAATGTAGATAAACATATCCAACGAATATTTACTAAAAGTGTATGTAAAATAAATGAATGATTACCACCATTCATACCCTAGTACAGTATGAACATATTTTAAGCTTCACTTTCaaaaagtacatatatattttgcatACATAAATGCGATACAAATGGAATTACATCTAGCATGCATTGAAAACCCAATAAGAACAGTTACACCTTCATAGATCATAATGGGAAATTAACAGTCAATTAGTTCAAGAGAAGCACATGCATAAGTTCATGAACACTTGACTCCTCCATTTCAAATCGGCTCTCTCTCTGACTCTGCTTACAAGGCCACGCCATCAATTTCAattctcaataaaaaaaaatgtttagttTCAGGCATCATAAAATAAGTGCATGCTAAAAACAGAAGTAGAGACGAAAATACGATACACTAAAATAGATACAAAAGATATtaagtttttgattaattaaggTGACGAAACAAACTTATCATCGGGTAACAGGCCTGAGATCACTCAGATACGTTATTCTGTTGCTTACCTAATGGTTCTAATGTACGAGCATGTATAAATGATTGTACCATTCCATT
Coding sequences within:
- the LOC122592820 gene encoding F-box/kelch-repeat protein At1g55270-like, whose protein sequence is MERRIQPPLVDSTACLCRVDAGLKTVAGAKRFVPGSKLCLQPDIKPSIHPTRQKPPHDRTRNQTPLLPVLPDDLAIACLIRVPRIEHRKLRLVCKRWYRLLAGNFFYSLRKNLQLAEEWVYIMKRDKDRKITWHGFDPMNHLWQPLAPVPREYSEAVGFGCAVLSGCHLYLFGGKDPIKGSMRRVVYYSARTNKWHRAPDMLRRRHFFGSCVINNCLYVAGGENEGVQRSLRSVEVYDPSKNRWCFVSDMSTSMVPFIGVVYGGKWFLKGLGSHRQVVSEMYQPEIDIWTAVRDGMVSGWRNPSTCLNGKLYALECKDGCKVRVYDEEMDSWSKHIDSKMHLGNSKGFEAAALVPLKGKLCIIRNNMSISLVNVGEDGATEHLWETLAGKGQLKTLVSSLWSSLAGRNRLKSHIVHCQVLQA
- the LOC122592355 gene encoding probable ethanolamine kinase, producing the protein MNVEEIPCSSLTVDHTLPVPLMKPALVKLCKDLFKKWSDLDESHFSAERVSGGITNLLLKVSVEEQNGNLVHVTVRLYGPNTEYVINRERELQAIHYLSAAGFGAKLLGVFGNGMVQSFIHARTLEPLDLRKPKLVAEIAKQLNRFHQVEIPGSKEPQLWNDIFKFFERASTLNFDDHDKKERYNTISFKEVHTELIELKELTGRLDAPVVFAHNDLLSGNLMLNDDEEKLYIIDFEYGSYSYRGFDIGNHFNEYAGYDCDYALYPNKDEQYHFFKNYLQPETPDKVPDKDLKALYVETSCYMLASHLYWALWALIQAKMSPIDFDYLGYFFLRYNEYKRQKDTCVSMGKSYLAGSRT